The following proteins are co-located in the Streptomyces bottropensis ATCC 25435 genome:
- a CDS encoding RNA-guided endonuclease InsQ/TnpB family protein, whose product MQLRYSFRLTPTPGQRTALARAFGCARVVYNDAIAAREKARAEGRKPPTMAELSAMLITQAKQTPERAWLAEVSAVVLQQSLRDLGAAYAAFFAGLKGERRGPRVKPPAFKSRKGNRQSIRFTKNARFKIDDKGRLVLPGVGTVPVRFSRTLPSTPSSVTVIKDAAGRYFAGFVIETDPATDLAAAPDADDLPTVGIDLGLKHFAVLSDGTKIASPRFLRRAEKKLKKAQRELSRKEKGSKNRAKARQKAACAHAEVADARREFHHHLSTRIVREHQAVAVEDLAVSGMARTRLAKSVHDAGWSAFVNMLQYKCERYGRTFVQIGRFEPTTRRCSQCGHIDGPKPLHIREWDCPACGAHLDRDINAAINVEHAAGQAVHARGAPGRPWPKAMAGREEAGSQGIRTWDRAA is encoded by the coding sequence ATGCAGCTCAGGTACTCCTTCCGTCTCACCCCGACTCCGGGCCAGCGCACCGCGCTGGCCCGCGCGTTCGGGTGCGCACGGGTGGTGTACAACGACGCCATCGCCGCCCGCGAGAAGGCACGCGCCGAAGGACGCAAGCCCCCGACGATGGCCGAGCTGTCGGCCATGCTGATCACGCAGGCCAAGCAGACACCCGAGCGGGCCTGGCTGGCCGAGGTCAGTGCGGTGGTGCTCCAGCAGTCCCTGCGGGACCTCGGCGCTGCCTATGCGGCCTTCTTCGCGGGCCTGAAGGGCGAGCGTAGGGGCCCCAGGGTGAAACCTCCGGCGTTCAAGTCCCGCAAGGGCAACCGGCAGTCCATCCGCTTCACCAAGAACGCCCGCTTCAAGATCGACGACAAGGGGCGCCTGGTCCTGCCCGGGGTGGGTACGGTCCCGGTCCGCTTCTCCCGCACCCTGCCCTCCACCCCCTCCAGCGTCACCGTCATCAAGGACGCGGCCGGACGGTACTTCGCCGGCTTCGTCATCGAAACCGACCCCGCCACCGACCTGGCGGCCGCACCCGATGCCGACGACCTCCCGACCGTCGGCATCGACCTTGGACTCAAGCACTTCGCCGTCCTGTCCGACGGCACGAAGATCGCCTCGCCCAGGTTCCTGCGCAGGGCGGAGAAGAAGCTGAAGAAGGCCCAGCGCGAGCTGTCCCGTAAGGAGAAAGGGTCGAAGAACCGGGCCAAGGCCCGGCAGAAGGCCGCCTGCGCCCACGCCGAAGTCGCCGACGCACGCCGCGAATTCCACCACCACCTGTCCACCCGCATCGTCCGCGAACACCAAGCGGTCGCCGTGGAGGACCTGGCGGTCTCCGGAATGGCACGCACACGGCTGGCCAAGAGCGTGCACGACGCGGGCTGGTCAGCATTCGTGAACATGCTCCAGTACAAATGCGAACGGTACGGACGGACCTTCGTCCAGATCGGCCGGTTCGAACCGACCACCCGCCGCTGCTCACAGTGCGGCCACATCGACGGCCCCAAACCCCTGCACATCAGGGAATGGGACTGCCCCGCATGCGGTGCGCACCTGGACCGCGACATCAACGCCGCGATCAACGTCGAACACGCCGCTGGACAAGCGGTACATGCCCGTGGAGCGCCCGGAAGACCCTGGCCCAAGGCCATGGCGGGGCGTGAAGAAGCAGGAAGCCAAGGAATCCGCACCTGGGACCGCGCCGCGTAG
- a CDS encoding 2-dehydropantoate 2-reductase, producing the protein MKVAVLGAGAIGAYVGAALHRAGADTHLVARGPHLAAMRRDGVRVLSSRGDFTARAHATDDPAEIGPVDFVFLGLKAHSYAACGPLIEPLLHSTTAVIAAQNGIPWWYFHRHGGPHDGHRVESVDPGGAVSAVLAPERAIGCVVYAATELEGPGVVRHLEGTRFSVGEPDRTVSPRCRAFSEAMVAGGLKCPVEPDLRGDIWIKLLGNISFNPISALARATMRLGAPPPGECLHGGTRQVIETMMAETLAVARALGCEVGVSIERRMAGAERVGDHRTSTLQDLERGRPLELDVLLAAVVELADITGVEVPTLRTVHAISDLLALRSAA; encoded by the coding sequence ATGAAAGTCGCAGTTCTCGGCGCCGGTGCGATCGGCGCCTACGTCGGCGCCGCGCTCCACCGCGCCGGCGCCGACACGCACCTCGTCGCCCGTGGACCACATCTCGCGGCCATGAGGCGGGACGGGGTGCGGGTGCTCAGCTCGCGCGGGGACTTCACCGCCCGCGCCCACGCCACCGACGACCCGGCCGAGATCGGCCCGGTCGACTTCGTCTTCCTGGGCCTGAAGGCCCACTCGTACGCGGCGTGCGGGCCGCTGATCGAGCCCCTGCTCCACAGCACCACGGCGGTGATCGCCGCCCAGAACGGCATCCCCTGGTGGTACTTCCACCGGCACGGCGGCCCGCACGACGGCCACCGTGTCGAGAGCGTCGACCCGGGCGGCGCGGTCAGTGCGGTGCTCGCGCCCGAACGGGCCATCGGCTGTGTCGTCTACGCGGCGACCGAGCTCGAAGGGCCCGGTGTCGTACGGCACCTGGAAGGCACCCGCTTCTCCGTCGGCGAGCCGGACCGTACGGTCTCGCCGCGCTGCCGGGCGTTCAGCGAGGCCATGGTCGCCGGTGGGCTGAAGTGCCCGGTGGAGCCCGATCTGCGGGGCGACATCTGGATCAAGCTGCTCGGCAACATCTCGTTCAACCCGATCAGTGCCCTGGCCAGGGCGACCATGCGGCTGGGGGCGCCCCCTCCGGGGGAGTGTCTGCACGGCGGCACCCGCCAGGTCATCGAGACGATGATGGCCGAAACCCTGGCCGTCGCCCGGGCGCTGGGCTGCGAGGTCGGTGTCTCCATCGAGCGGCGGATGGCGGGCGCCGAACGCGTCGGCGACCACCGCACCTCCACGCTCCAGGACCTGGAGCGCGGCAGACCGCTGGAACTCGACGTCCTGCTGGCCGCCGTCGTCGAGCTCGCGGACATCACGGG
- a CDS encoding GntR family transcriptional regulator has protein sequence MLSTGLPQGAVPKLERPGPLRDRVYEALLELITTRALRPGQHLVESELAGHLGVSRQPVREALQRLNTEGWVDLRPAQGAFVHEPTEAEADQLLTVRTLLEAEAARLAAANAGTAGITALEELCAQGEGAVGADDVDAAVTLNARFHAKVMELAGNTVLAELAAQVDRRVRWYYTPVARQRGNESWIEHRELIAAIAARDEARATQVMRAHTEHTRKTYHEREN, from the coding sequence ATGTTGTCGACAGGACTTCCGCAAGGGGCGGTGCCCAAGCTCGAACGCCCCGGCCCGCTGCGCGACCGCGTCTACGAGGCCCTGCTCGAACTCATCACCACGCGCGCGCTGCGCCCCGGCCAGCACCTCGTCGAGAGCGAACTCGCCGGGCACCTCGGGGTGTCCCGGCAGCCCGTGCGCGAGGCCCTGCAGCGCCTCAACACCGAAGGCTGGGTCGACCTCCGGCCCGCCCAGGGCGCCTTCGTCCACGAGCCGACGGAGGCGGAGGCGGACCAACTGCTGACGGTCCGTACCCTGCTGGAGGCCGAGGCCGCCCGCCTCGCCGCGGCGAACGCCGGCACGGCGGGCATCACGGCCCTGGAGGAACTCTGCGCGCAGGGCGAGGGGGCCGTCGGCGCCGACGACGTGGACGCGGCCGTCACCCTGAACGCCCGCTTCCACGCCAAGGTCATGGAGCTGGCCGGCAACACGGTCCTCGCCGAACTCGCCGCCCAGGTCGACCGCCGGGTCCGCTGGTACTACACGCCCGTCGCCCGGCAGCGCGGCAACGAGTCCTGGATCGAACACCGCGAACTGATCGCCGCCATCGCCGCCCGCGACGAGGCCCGCGCGACGCAGGTCATGCGAGCGCACACGGAACACACGCGCAAGACGTACCACGAGCGGGAGAATTGA
- a CDS encoding GtrA family protein yields MLVLVSTALRVRDAIRGVWREAAKFGMVGALAFAVDNGGYNLLVFGLPGGTEGGVMGAAPVRASVVATTAAALFSWAGNRYWTYRHRHRANMTQELALFLFVNVVGVAITAGTVFASRQVLGLESMGSDNAARVFGWVLATLFRFFTYRRYVFVAP; encoded by the coding sequence GTGCTGGTCCTCGTATCCACGGCGCTGCGTGTGCGTGACGCCATCCGGGGCGTCTGGCGCGAGGCCGCCAAGTTCGGGATGGTCGGGGCGCTGGCCTTCGCGGTGGACAACGGCGGCTACAACCTGCTGGTGTTCGGCCTTCCCGGCGGCACGGAGGGCGGGGTGATGGGGGCCGCCCCCGTACGGGCCTCCGTCGTGGCGACGACCGCCGCGGCGCTCTTCAGCTGGGCGGGGAACCGCTACTGGACCTACCGCCACCGGCATCGCGCGAACATGACGCAGGAACTGGCCCTGTTCCTGTTCGTGAACGTGGTCGGCGTCGCCATCACCGCGGGCACGGTCTTCGCCTCGCGGCAGGTGCTCGGGCTGGAATCGATGGGCAGCGACAACGCGGCCCGCGTCTTCGGCTGGGTCCTCGCCACCCTGTTCCGCTTCTTCACCTACCGGCGCTACGTCTTCGTCGCACCCTGA
- a CDS encoding beta-ketoacyl-ACP synthase III, translated as MNGSRIVAVGHYQPAKVLTNKDLADLVETSDEWITSRVGIRTRHIAGPDEPVDELAGHAAAKALASAGLGPEAIDLVVVATSTAIDRSPNMAARVANRLSIPNPAAMDVNVVCAGFTHALATADHAVRAGAATRALVIGADKMSEVTDWADRTTCVLVGDGAGAAVVEAAEEPGIGPVLWGSVPEMGNAVRIEGTPPRFAQEGQSVYRWATTKLPPIARAACEKAGLTPADLAAVVLHQANLRIIEPLSTKIGAVNAVVAKDVVDSGNTSAASIPLAFSKLVERGEISSGDPVLLFGFGGNLSYAGQVVRCP; from the coding sequence ATGAACGGCTCGCGCATCGTCGCCGTCGGCCACTACCAGCCCGCCAAGGTGCTCACCAACAAGGACCTGGCGGATCTGGTCGAGACAAGTGACGAGTGGATCACGAGCCGGGTGGGCATTCGCACACGGCACATCGCAGGACCCGACGAACCGGTCGACGAGCTGGCCGGCCACGCCGCCGCCAAGGCACTGGCCTCGGCCGGTCTCGGCCCGGAGGCCATCGACCTGGTCGTGGTCGCCACCTCCACCGCCATCGACCGCTCCCCGAACATGGCGGCCCGGGTCGCGAACCGGCTCTCCATCCCGAACCCGGCCGCCATGGACGTCAACGTCGTCTGCGCCGGGTTCACCCACGCCCTGGCCACCGCCGACCACGCGGTACGCGCGGGGGCCGCCACCAGGGCACTGGTCATCGGCGCCGACAAGATGTCCGAGGTCACGGACTGGGCCGACCGCACGACCTGCGTCCTCGTCGGGGACGGGGCGGGCGCGGCCGTCGTCGAGGCCGCCGAGGAACCCGGCATTGGGCCGGTGCTGTGGGGATCGGTGCCCGAGATGGGCAACGCCGTGCGGATCGAGGGCACCCCGCCGCGCTTCGCGCAGGAGGGCCAGAGCGTCTACCGCTGGGCCACCACCAAGCTGCCTCCCATCGCCCGCGCGGCGTGCGAGAAGGCCGGACTCACGCCCGCCGACCTCGCCGCGGTCGTCCTGCACCAGGCCAATCTGCGGATCATCGAGCCCCTCTCGACGAAGATCGGCGCGGTCAACGCCGTGGTCGCGAAGGACGTCGTCGACTCGGGGAACACCTCGGCCGCGAGCATCCCCCTCGCCTTCTCCAAGCTCGTCGAACGCGGCGAGATCTCCAGCGGCGACCCCGTGCTGCTGTTCGGTTTCGGCGGGAACCTGTCGTACGCCGGACAGGTGGTCCGCTGCCCGTGA
- a CDS encoding MFS transporter small subunit, producing MSSSDSSPNPPDRRPLIVFAWIWVGVPLAYGLYELVRKATQLFTG from the coding sequence ATGTCGTCCAGCGACAGCAGTCCGAATCCGCCTGACCGGCGCCCCCTGATCGTCTTCGCGTGGATCTGGGTGGGCGTACCGCTCGCCTACGGACTGTACGAACTCGTACGGAAGGCCACGCAACTGTTCACCGGGTGA
- a CDS encoding TetR/AcrR family transcriptional regulator, with the protein MPRDAKPITSVWTRPHRPQREQLTREQIVTATIELLDVEGVEALSMRKLGTRLKAGATSLYRHVANRDELIQLAVDDVFGELDPPAAATHGTWRTAVARAATDLRAMVLRHPWVGPELGQVGLLHVGPNAVRMTSGLLAQFQAAGFPAGEEDQAAGALMSYVVGIATSEAAYLSLIARSGVSEREWLSGHSPDFGEEVDPRQVREDRFAYGLDRILDGLAGRLTQGNDGGSRPTGR; encoded by the coding sequence ATGCCTCGCGACGCCAAGCCGATCACCTCGGTGTGGACACGTCCGCATCGCCCGCAGCGAGAGCAGCTGACGCGGGAGCAGATCGTGACCGCGACGATCGAGCTGCTGGACGTGGAGGGGGTGGAGGCGCTCAGCATGCGCAAGCTCGGAACTCGTCTGAAGGCCGGGGCCACTTCCCTCTACCGGCATGTGGCCAATCGGGACGAGCTGATCCAGCTAGCCGTGGACGATGTGTTCGGTGAGCTGGACCCGCCGGCCGCCGCCACCCACGGGACATGGCGCACGGCGGTCGCCCGCGCCGCCACCGACCTGCGGGCAATGGTCCTGCGCCACCCCTGGGTCGGCCCCGAACTCGGCCAGGTCGGGCTACTCCACGTCGGCCCGAACGCCGTCCGCATGACATCGGGTCTCCTCGCGCAGTTCCAGGCGGCCGGTTTCCCTGCAGGTGAGGAGGACCAAGCCGCTGGGGCGCTCATGTCCTACGTCGTCGGGATCGCCACCAGCGAGGCCGCGTACCTCTCGCTGATCGCCCGCAGTGGTGTCTCCGAGCGCGAATGGCTGTCGGGCCACAGCCCGGACTTCGGTGAGGAGGTAGACCCGCGGCAGGTGCGCGAGGACCGCTTCGCATATGGACTCGACCGGATCCTCGACGGCCTCGCCGGCCGGCTCACGCAAGGCAATGACGGTGGTTCTCGCCCCACCGGACGGTGA
- a CDS encoding ROK family transcriptional regulator codes for MTARPANAHQARLLRLLRDGGPNSRAQLGDRVDLSRSKLAVEVDRLLETGLVVADGLAASRGGRRSHNIRLAPQLRFLGVDIGATSIDVAVTNAELEILGHINQPMDVRDGPVAVFEQVLSMAAKLRASGLAEGFDGAGIGVPGPVRFPEGVPVAPPIMPGWDGFPVREALSQELGCPVMVDNDVNLMAMGEQHAGVARSVGDFLCVKIGTGIGCGIVVGGEVHRGTTGSAGDIGHILAVPDGRPCACGNRGCLEAHFSGAALARDANDAAQQGLSVELASRLEINGTLTAVDVAAAAAAGDATALNLIREGGNRTGQVIAGLVSFFNPGLVVIGGGVTGLGHTLLAAIRTQVYRQSLPLATNNLPIVLGELGPTAGVIGAARLISDHLFSPA; via the coding sequence ATGACAGCTCGACCTGCCAACGCGCACCAGGCCAGGCTGCTGCGGCTGTTGCGGGACGGTGGGCCCAACTCCCGGGCCCAGCTCGGCGACCGGGTCGACCTCTCGCGGTCGAAGCTGGCCGTGGAGGTGGACCGGCTGCTGGAGACGGGGCTCGTCGTGGCGGACGGACTCGCCGCCTCGCGCGGTGGGCGCCGCTCGCACAACATCCGGCTCGCCCCCCAACTCCGTTTCCTCGGCGTCGACATCGGTGCCACCTCGATCGATGTCGCCGTCACCAACGCCGAGTTGGAGATCCTGGGCCACATCAACCAGCCCATGGACGTACGGGACGGCCCGGTCGCCGTCTTCGAACAGGTGCTGTCCATGGCCGCCAAGCTGCGCGCCTCCGGGCTCGCGGAGGGGTTCGACGGCGCCGGTATCGGCGTCCCCGGACCGGTCCGCTTCCCCGAGGGCGTCCCCGTCGCCCCGCCGATCATGCCGGGCTGGGACGGGTTCCCGGTGCGCGAGGCGCTCAGCCAGGAACTCGGCTGCCCCGTCATGGTCGACAACGACGTGAACCTCATGGCGATGGGTGAGCAGCACGCGGGCGTCGCCCGTTCCGTGGGCGACTTCCTGTGCGTCAAGATCGGCACCGGCATAGGCTGCGGCATCGTCGTCGGCGGCGAGGTCCACCGCGGGACGACGGGCAGTGCCGGCGACATCGGGCACATCCTCGCCGTACCGGACGGCCGCCCCTGCGCCTGTGGCAACCGGGGCTGCCTGGAGGCCCACTTCAGCGGCGCCGCCCTCGCCCGCGACGCCAACGACGCCGCCCAGCAGGGACTTTCGGTGGAACTCGCCTCCCGGCTGGAGATCAACGGCACCCTGACCGCCGTCGACGTGGCCGCCGCGGCCGCCGCCGGCGACGCCACCGCCCTAAACCTCATACGCGAGGGCGGCAACCGCACCGGCCAGGTCATCGCCGGACTCGTCAGCTTCTTCAACCCCGGCCTGGTCGTGATCGGCGGCGGGGTGACCGGCCTCGGCCACACCCTGCTCGCCGCGATCCGCACCCAGGTCTACCGCCAGTCACTTCCCCTCGCCACCAACAACCTGCCCATCGTGCTGGGGGAACTCGGACCCACCGCCGGAGTCATCGGCGCGGCCCGCCTCATCAGCGACCACCTGTTCTCACCCGCGTAG
- a CDS encoding OFA family MFS transporter, which produces MSPPVAPPGWSRWLVPPAALSVHLSIGQAYAWSVFKPPLESALGLSGTQSALPFQLGIVMLGLSAAFGGTLVERNGPRWAMTVALLCFSSGFLIASLGAATEQYWLIVFGYGFVGGIGLGIGYISPVSTLIKWFPDRPGMATGIAIMGFGGGALIASPWSAQMLESFGSDSSGIAVAFLVHGLSYAVFMLLGVLLVRVPRTERPVDTGPGVLDGPQVSARNAIRTPQFWCLWVILCMNVSAGIGILEKAAPMITDFFADSSTPVTVTAAAGFVALLSAANMTGRIVWSSTSDLIGRKNIYRVYLGVGALMYLLIAQFGDSSKPLFIICALVVLSFYGGGFATIPAYLKDLFGTYQVGAIHGRLLTAWSTAGVLGPLIVNWIADRQEEAGKSGPDLYGTSFFIMIGLLVIGFVANELVRPVDPRFHIPAPREATDVVQRQQSESA; this is translated from the coding sequence ATGAGTCCCCCCGTCGCACCCCCGGGCTGGAGCCGCTGGCTCGTCCCCCCGGCCGCGCTCTCCGTTCATCTCTCCATCGGGCAGGCCTACGCCTGGAGCGTCTTCAAGCCGCCGCTCGAATCCGCGCTCGGCCTCAGCGGCACCCAGAGCGCACTGCCCTTCCAGCTCGGCATCGTCATGCTGGGTCTGTCCGCCGCGTTCGGCGGCACCCTCGTCGAGCGCAACGGGCCGCGCTGGGCGATGACGGTGGCGCTGCTCTGCTTCTCCTCCGGCTTCCTGATCGCCTCGCTCGGCGCGGCCACCGAGCAGTACTGGCTGATCGTCTTCGGCTACGGCTTCGTCGGCGGGATAGGCCTCGGCATCGGCTACATCTCGCCCGTCTCCACCCTGATCAAGTGGTTCCCGGACCGGCCCGGCATGGCCACCGGCATCGCGATCATGGGCTTCGGCGGCGGCGCGCTCATCGCCTCGCCGTGGTCCGCCCAGATGCTGGAGTCCTTCGGCTCCGACTCCTCCGGCATCGCCGTCGCCTTCCTGGTCCACGGACTGTCGTACGCCGTGTTCATGCTGCTCGGGGTGCTGCTGGTACGGGTGCCGCGCACCGAGAGGCCGGTCGACACGGGACCGGGCGTCCTGGACGGTCCGCAGGTCTCGGCCCGCAACGCCATCCGTACCCCGCAGTTCTGGTGCCTGTGGGTCATCCTCTGCATGAACGTCTCCGCGGGCATCGGCATCCTGGAGAAGGCCGCCCCGATGATCACGGACTTCTTCGCCGACTCCTCCACCCCGGTCACCGTCACCGCGGCCGCCGGCTTCGTCGCGCTGCTCTCCGCGGCCAACATGACCGGCCGGATCGTCTGGTCCTCGACGTCCGACCTGATCGGACGCAAGAACATCTACCGCGTCTACCTGGGCGTCGGCGCGCTGATGTATCTGCTGATCGCCCAGTTCGGCGACTCCTCCAAGCCGCTGTTCATCATCTGCGCCCTGGTCGTCCTGTCCTTCTACGGCGGCGGCTTCGCCACGATCCCCGCCTACCTGAAGGACCTCTTCGGCACGTACCAGGTCGGTGCCATCCACGGCCGGCTGCTCACCGCCTGGTCCACCGCCGGCGTCCTCGGACCGCTGATCGTCAACTGGATCGCGGACCGGCAGGAGGAGGCGGGCAAGTCAGGCCCCGACCTGTACGGCACGTCCTTCTTCATCATGATCGGCCTGCTCGTGATCGGCTTCGTCGCCAACGAGCTGGTCCGGCCCGTCGACCCCCGCTTCCACATCCCCGCCCCGAGGGAGGCCACCGATGTCGTCCAGCGACAGCAGTCCGAATCCGCCTGA
- a CDS encoding serine hydrolase domain-containing protein — protein MLNGTNFDEKGDWSAEGAWGTRNSTGRKLDLARWQARLDQLCAEHHVPGASLAVLVDGTVHECASGVLHRGTGVETTTESVFQMGSIAKIYTATLVMRLVEDGLLDLDAPVTDVLPEFSVGGPAATAMITVRRLLSHTSGLTCDFNHDSGRGDDCLAKYVEAAKDVALDCPPGSAISYSSVGYNVLGRIIEVVTGKVWDQALKDLLLTPLGLTRTMTLPEEALRFRAAMGHLGEPGQAPDPAPEWDMMPRSAGPYGRVIATAGDLARLARMHLAGGVAEDGTRVLSEETVALMQRRVVDCPDKWTVSSDGWGLGWTLYDWNGVEGYGHDGASIGQYAYLRVVPSADVAVALLTNGGGAREVYAALYRELLADLAGVTMPDPFAPSATPPVVDWTPLIGTYRREGVIITVTEKDGSGHALYEFVDGMKDLSKPLQINLLPVTETAFAGTGVGSAFSTDYTPVIFSALPDGTRCVYIGMRCAPKTG, from the coding sequence GTGCTGAACGGTACGAACTTTGACGAAAAGGGCGACTGGAGTGCCGAAGGGGCGTGGGGCACCCGTAACTCGACCGGGCGGAAGCTGGATCTCGCCCGGTGGCAGGCCCGCCTCGACCAGCTCTGCGCCGAACACCACGTGCCGGGAGCGTCTTTGGCCGTCCTCGTCGACGGGACCGTCCACGAGTGCGCGAGCGGCGTCCTGCATCGCGGTACGGGCGTGGAGACGACGACCGAGTCGGTTTTCCAGATGGGATCCATAGCCAAGATCTACACGGCCACCCTGGTCATGCGGCTCGTCGAGGACGGCCTGCTGGACCTGGACGCACCGGTCACGGACGTGCTGCCGGAGTTTTCCGTCGGTGGCCCCGCGGCGACCGCGATGATCACCGTCCGCCGGCTGCTCAGCCACACGAGCGGTCTCACCTGCGACTTCAATCACGACAGCGGGCGCGGCGACGACTGCCTCGCCAAGTACGTCGAGGCCGCGAAGGACGTGGCGCTCGACTGCCCGCCCGGCAGCGCGATCTCGTACAGCAGCGTCGGCTACAACGTGCTCGGCCGGATCATCGAGGTGGTGACCGGCAAGGTCTGGGACCAGGCCCTCAAGGACCTGCTCCTGACCCCGCTCGGCCTCACTCGCACCATGACGCTGCCCGAAGAGGCGCTGCGCTTCCGCGCGGCCATGGGACACCTGGGCGAGCCCGGCCAGGCGCCGGACCCGGCGCCGGAGTGGGACATGATGCCGCGATCGGCGGGCCCGTACGGGAGGGTCATCGCCACTGCGGGCGACCTCGCCCGGCTCGCACGGATGCACCTTGCCGGCGGCGTGGCCGAGGACGGCACCCGCGTGCTCTCCGAGGAGACGGTCGCCCTGATGCAACGCCGGGTGGTGGACTGTCCCGACAAGTGGACGGTCAGCTCGGACGGTTGGGGTCTGGGCTGGACCCTGTACGACTGGAACGGCGTCGAGGGCTACGGCCACGACGGCGCCTCCATCGGGCAGTACGCCTACCTGCGCGTGGTGCCCTCGGCCGACGTCGCCGTCGCGCTGCTCACCAACGGCGGCGGTGCGCGTGAGGTGTACGCAGCGCTCTACCGCGAGCTTCTCGCCGACCTGGCCGGGGTGACCATGCCGGATCCCTTCGCCCCGTCCGCCACGCCACCCGTGGTGGACTGGACACCGCTCATCGGCACGTACCGGCGCGAGGGTGTGATCATCACGGTGACCGAGAAGGACGGCTCCGGGCACGCACTCTACGAGTTCGTCGACGGCATGAAGGACCTCTCAAAGCCCCTGCAGATCAACCTGCTGCCGGTCACGGAGACGGCCTTCGCCGGCACGGGCGTGGGTTCAGCCTTCAGCACGGACTACACACCGGTGATCTTCTCCGCCCTGCCCGACGGCACACGCTGCGTCTACATCGGCATGCGTTGCGCCCCCAAGACCGGCTGA
- a CDS encoding glycosyltransferase family 2 protein, with protein sequence MAVQPTIACVVPCHNEEAAVGKVVRDLRTALPEALIYVYDNASTDRTVQVAREAGAIVREEPRKGKGNVIRRAFADVDADALLLIDGDDTYDASRARDLVNLLFEGPYDQVVGARRETGSAAYRVGHATGNRLLTGAVRSLFGNDVTDMLSGYRVFSRRFVKSFPALARQFETETEMTIHALHLRLPTAELEVDYRVRPAGSESKLRTFRDGWRILRVILDLARRERPSLVHTVVAGVLAFVSVVLGIPVIADFVRTGTVPRIPTAILAAAIMTIAVLVLLVGYILESLMRMRQEHSRLVHLAYAAPGRPPRYTGHRPGTGPVPARNISERP encoded by the coding sequence GTGGCCGTGCAACCGACGATCGCGTGTGTCGTGCCGTGTCACAACGAGGAGGCCGCTGTCGGCAAGGTGGTGCGCGACCTGCGGACGGCGCTCCCCGAGGCGCTCATCTACGTGTACGACAACGCCTCGACGGACCGCACGGTGCAGGTCGCCCGTGAGGCGGGTGCGATCGTCCGCGAGGAACCGCGCAAGGGGAAGGGCAACGTCATCCGGCGGGCGTTCGCCGACGTCGACGCCGACGCCCTGCTCCTGATCGACGGTGACGACACCTACGACGCGTCCCGGGCGCGCGACCTGGTCAACCTGCTCTTCGAAGGGCCGTACGACCAGGTGGTCGGCGCCCGCCGCGAGACGGGCAGCGCCGCCTACCGGGTGGGGCACGCGACCGGCAACAGGCTGCTCACCGGCGCGGTGCGGTCCCTGTTCGGCAACGACGTGACCGACATGCTGAGCGGCTACCGCGTTTTCTCGCGCCGCTTCGTCAAGTCCTTCCCGGCGCTGGCCCGCCAGTTCGAGACCGAGACCGAGATGACCATCCACGCCCTCCACCTCCGGCTCCCCACAGCCGAGTTGGAGGTGGACTACCGGGTCAGGCCCGCCGGGAGCGAGAGCAAACTGCGCACCTTCCGGGACGGCTGGCGCATCCTGCGGGTCATCCTCGATCTCGCCCGGCGCGAGCGGCCCTCACTCGTCCACACCGTGGTCGCGGGAGTCCTGGCCTTCGTCTCGGTCGTCCTCGGCATCCCCGTCATCGCCGACTTCGTCCGCACGGGCACCGTGCCGCGCATCCCCACGGCGATCCTCGCCGCCGCGATCATGACGATCGCGGTGCTCGTCCTGCTCGTCGGGTACATCCTGGAGTCCCTGATGCGCATGCGTCAGGAACACTCCCGCCTCGTGCACCTCGCCTACGCGGCGCCGGGCCGGCCACCGCGCTACACCGGCCACCGGCCCGGCACCGGTCCCGTCCCCGCCAGGAACATCTCGGAGCGTCCTTAG